In the genome of Aedes aegypti strain LVP_AGWG chromosome 2, AaegL5.0 Primary Assembly, whole genome shotgun sequence, the window ttccagcacagcctcctgtatcggtacacctggagatcaccccaacagactgaatcgaaaatcgaccgcgttttgattgatggaagacacttatCGGACATtctcgacgtcagaacctatcgcggcgcaaacatcgattcggtcCACTACCTaatgacggttaaagtgcgccaacgactctccgttgtgaactaCATtatcggtaccgacgcccgccacggtacaatctggaacgactcaaactacccgaagtcgcaactgattacttacgcgcaaagccttcaATCCCaaagccgaaatgtgccgggataaggatggaggtatcttgacggacgaacgtgaggtgattgaaaggtggaagcagcactacgatgtaCAACTaaatggcgcagaggaggaagatcaagacagcaggaggaatggcttcatcagtacggcggatgagggagacgtgccaactcccacaataggtgaagttaaggatgctatcaaacagctcaagaacaacaaagcagctggagaGGATGGaccggaacttattaaaatgggcccggacaggttggccacttgtctgcaccgattgatagccaggatctgggatacagaacagctaccggaggagtggaaggagggaataatatacccaatatacaaaaagggtgacaagttagaatgtgagaactatcgagcgatcaccattcttaatgcagcctataaagtgctttcccagatcatcttccgctgtctatcgccactggcaagcagatttgtgggaagttatcaagccggttttgtggacgggcgatcgacgacagaccaaatctttatgttgcggcagatcctccaaaagtgtcgcgaatatcaagtccctacgcaccacctattcattgatttcaaagcggcctatgataccatcgaccgcggaGAGCtgtggaagattatggacgagaatggtttttccgggaaactgactagactgatcaaagaaacgatggatagtgtacagtgctgtgtgaagatattgggtgcattatcggacccgtttaaaacacgcaaaggacttcgacaaggcgatggcctttcctgcctcctgttcaatattgagctagaaggtgttatgagacgggcgggcttcaacatgcggggcacgatctttaataaatccagccagttcatctgctttgctgacgacgtgaacattgtcggaagatcgttccaggtggtttctgaacagtataccaggctgaaacgtgaagcagatcgggttggattgaaggtaaatacaaCGAAGacaaaatatctgctggctggaggaaccgagcgcgatagagctcgcattgaaACGCGTGATggtcgacggggatgagttcgaggtggtggacgaatttgtctacctcggatcattgataacgtcggataacaactgctgcagagaaattcgaagacgtatcattgccggaagtcgtgcttactacgtaatccacaagaccttgcggtctggtaaacttcactgaGACGTGAACAATGCTCGAAGAAAACCTGcgagcgctaggagtttttgaacgacgtgtgcttaggacggtCTTTGGCGGAGTCTGTGAGAATGgtgtatggaggagaagaatgaactaCGAGCTTGCGCAATTCTatggtgaacccagtatccagaaagtcgccaaagctggaagggtacgttgggcgggacacgttatcagaatgccggacaacaatcccataaaaatggtgttcacctcaagtccggccggtacaagacgaaggggagcgcaacgagctaggtggtttgaccaagtggagcaggatcttggaagtgtggggcgatcgagaaattggaggttagcagccatggaccgagttagttggcgtaacattgtggcccAGGTCATGttttgaaggacgtagagccagcaaaagtaagtaaagtaTATTGTGAGGGATTCGCTTCAGGTAATCCAGGATAAATAATTTAAGGAAAATCTGAATTGATGGCAGtagaatttcctggagaaatctccgaaGTGGTCTTCCTTACTATGAATAACCTTCCGATATAAAGCCATACTTAGTTCTTATCTATGGGCAACACTACTACAGTTAAGCTTTATAAATTAATGGTACAGTCAATCTTTGTTAACATACTATTATCGACAGGACATCAATCAAcgacaaaacatatttatccaGATGTAATCGAATACATTGTTTCAAAGCTTCGCAAGTATTTAAATCATCTCTCACGTCCATCACCTGAAACAGTCGATAAAAGATGTATCTGAAGATAGTAATATTAGTCACCTTCCCATTGGTGTGTTTCACACAGGATGATACGCCACTCTCAAAACCAATGGCGATAGACTATCAGGCAGAATTTGCTTGGGACTTATATAAAAAGGTATTCATGCATTGATTCTAATATCTATATGAATACTCACACTGGTCTCATTCCATCTTTTAGCTACAACTTGGTTTCACACAAAACTTAGCAATTGCACCGTACTCTCTTCGTAAGATATTCGTCTGCCTACAGCAGTTAACCGTTAGCACCAATCCAGCCTCAGCTGCTCTTTCCGAACAGCTCAAAAATGTACTTAAGTTTAATCCGAAAGGCAAATTACCAGATTTGGTTCGACGTCGATATTCTTCCCAGAGGGCAATGTTAGAGCgggaaaacagtttcaacacaacCACGCTAGCAGCGGTGATTGGACGTGAAAAGAAGACAAATTCGTTCTGGGATCTTCCCAACAGTTGTGCCATCTTCGTGGGATCTCTTAGACCTGGCAGTCCAAAGCAGATGTCCCGAAGGTTTAACGCTGCCATgcgaaacatttccaaaagtggTATGCAAAATTTTCTGAGCACTTCTGACATCGATCGCGATTTGGATTTTTTAATTGCTGACTCGTGGATATTCAAGGGCCTGTGGAGTTATCAGTTTGAAGAACAGCATACAACAACCTGCAATTTCTACACCAATTCGACATCGAAAGGCTTGATGAGGTTCATGTATCTGCAGGAATATTTAAAGTATGGCTACTTTTCTGAGTGGAATGTAGAAGCTGTTGAATTGCCACTTCATCATGGAAGCTCTTTTTCGTGCATGCTGATGATGCCGGTGAAGGCTGACATTGGTGTGTTGATCAAAAGTTTGAATCACAGAAGGTTCAAAGACATCTACTCGAAAATGTCTTTCTCGAAGACGGATGTTCGGCTTCCTCAGTTCACGTTGCGAATAAagttttcagccaaatcaatccTGCAGCAGTTTGGATTTAATGCTGCATTCAATGAATCGGTGTTCCACGTATTTGATAACAAAAACGCAGTTCCGTTGGGGGATGTTATTCAAAAAGTGAAACTGGTCATGGATCACGATGGAGAACAATCTGGTAATATAGCGTAAACACGAGATACGACAATTTTTCATAAACTGTTCTTAATTGTCTTTTTAGCTAAAATGTACGTTGACAGGAGAATGGGAAATTTGTTTATCGCACATCAGCCATTCATTTTTGTGATATTTGAGAAAACGCAGCTTGTCCCAATCATTGTAGGCCACATGGTGACGGCATCTACTCCGAAAGATATTGGACCGGAGTCGGATGAAATATCATGCGACAGGCCACCGCGATATCAATAACGATCGATATATATcacaaaaacataaatttacgATATATTTTATATAGTTGAAATATCATTTGTTTCTAATTCTCTCGTCTCATTATTCACACTTCGGGTTTCTTAGCTGATAACAGTATTCGTTATCGACAACTTTTCTTGAATGAACTTTCCAGATTCGTAGGCATATTGATTCACATACAGAAGAAACTTGCAAATTTAAGAACCTACAGcacagtgttgttcagactcatttccccgaaaataacattttccgaactacgaagccacgaagtactacaaccatgctctatgctcctaagatagaaaagcagatggttaagcttcagtactgcacacaaaatcgatcaattttgaccccagagagccacaattcaagtttcggtcaaatgaaatgagtgagtgagtgagttcgaatcatttcaccgaaacttgaattacggcccaccgagatcgaaactgtcgggtcccatgtgcaacactcaagcccaaccacctccccctccatctcaggaatacaacgcacagttataacagttcatggcttcacaattcgaatttcggggaaatgagtctggtcaacactgctaCAGCActttaaaaaaacatcaattaaaaaaaaacaataaaatttactgaaaatattACTCTACAACCTTGTTTATCATACCATATTAAACAGTTTTCTAAAGGGTATATTGGTCTTAAtatttccattaaaaattatttacaaatcaaaaatttataattatttaacACGTGATATTCAGTTGAACgatttcgtaaagaaaatcgTCGATAAAATCTAGtatataattatgtttttcaatgaattctcAAAACTACGATACTAAAttttcaccaaagttgaaggaagtatTGCATGCTatacaataaacaaaaacacaaaacaCAAATGTTAATGTGGCTGGCAACATTGTTTAAgaagatttgaaaatgttaaaaatcataaaatttgagCGTATTAAAAATAgcatgcttagcaacataggaatactcttcaactgcaaTCCATCTTTTCATGAACGGTTTAAAACTATGTCGTAGCTGGCAATACTGCCCAAGTAAAATCGATAAAACTCAATACATCAAATTTTCTGCACGTTATTGAAATCTAATCTTGAACAAAGTTTAAGTATGCATTTTGTGTTGCACATTGTATTCAGAAAAGCGAAAAATcatattcgaccttttgtctttcgaccttttgttcataAATCGATATAATGGTACGAATAAGCtaaatacagtcaggtctcatATAAGACACATTGATAGGGCACGTTaaaggagacccagggcttatgggatttcatcaatttgggagtgtcgttgaatatctcgtttGCGTTAAGTGATCCGTCCAGTTGAGAGCTTGGCCGGTAGAAGCGCTTTTTCTgacttgcactatatgaaccttaAGGGATAAGACTGTAAcctttgtaacatatgatatctatAGAATCTAGATCATGATGATTTGGAACgtcgatgtcttcggcaaagttgttcagtagctcaagggctgttGTCAGACAGATGCAGAATTCCgccaccagatggcgctagtgagcatgaaactaaGGACCCTGACCTTGAAGTCATGGCGTCTTctaaaaagttattcaatagcTGAAGGGCTAGCATTTGGGAAGATTAAAATATGACttagatagttttttttttttaatttctggactttcccatacctaatactccactgtcacactttcatagacAATGATGAACGTATGTTTTGAATGACTCTTATTCAAGTCGATAGATTCGACATTTCGtcacgctagtgagcat includes:
- the LOC5569171 gene encoding serpin B5, with the protein product MYLKIVILVTFPLVCFTQDDTPLSKPMAIDYQAEFAWDLYKKLQLGFTQNLAIAPYSLRKIFVCLQQLTVSTNPASAALSEQLKNVLKFNPKGKLPDLVRRRYSSQRAMLERENSFNTTTLAAVIGREKKTNSFWDLPNSCAIFVGSLRPGSPKQMSRRFNAAMRNISKSGMQNFLSTSDIDRDLDFLIADSWIFKGLWSYQFEEQHTTTCNFYTNSTSKGLMRFMYLQEYLKYGYFSEWNVEAVELPLHHGSSFSCMLMMPVKADIGVLIKSLNHRRFKDIYSKMSFSKTDVRLPQFTLRIKFSAKSILQQFGFNAAFNESVFHVFDNKNAVPLGDVIQKVKLVMDHDGEQSAKMYVDRRMGNLFIAHQPFIFVIFEKTQLVPIIVGHMVTASTPKDIGPESDEISCDRPPRYQ